The Pelodiscus sinensis isolate JC-2024 chromosome 10, ASM4963464v1, whole genome shotgun sequence genome has a segment encoding these proteins:
- the SUMO3 gene encoding small ubiquitin-related modifier 3 — protein sequence MSEEKPKEGVKTENDHINLKVAGQDGSVVQFKIKRHTPLSKLMKAYCERQGLSMRQIRFRFDGQPINETDTPAQLEMEDEDTIDVFQQQTGGVC from the exons ATGTCCGAGGAGAAGCCCAAG GAAGGAGTAAAAACAGAGAATGACCATATCAATCTTAAAGTAGCTGGCCAGGATGGATCAGTGGTGCAGTTCAAAATAAAACGGCATACACCCCTAAGCAAACTAATGAAGGCTTATTGTGAGAGACAG GGTTTGTCAATGAGACAGATTAGATTCAGATTTGATGGACAACCAATTAATGAAACTGACACGCCCGCACAG CTGGAGATGGAAGACGAAGATACTATTGATGTGTTCCAACAGCAGACAGGTGGAGTATGTTAA